A region of Methanomassiliicoccus luminyensis B10 DNA encodes the following proteins:
- a CDS encoding alcohol dehydrogenase catalytic domain-containing protein, whose product MMRSTAGEIPRPRSAGTMKALVAYPPNRGSVVLEERPIPSPGPGQALLSVVRVGIDGTDMEIGEGVYGAPPEGERGLIIGHEALARVEEVGGGVTNVKAGDLVVPTVRRPCPENCINCRSGEMDRCRTGHYREHGIHMLHGFAAEKGLTDAKYLVKA is encoded by the coding sequence ATGATGAGGTCGACCGCTGGGGAAATCCCTAGACCAAGGTCCGCTGGCACCATGAAGGCCCTGGTGGCCTACCCGCCCAACAGGGGCTCTGTCGTCCTGGAGGAACGTCCCATACCGTCCCCGGGGCCCGGCCAGGCGCTGCTGTCGGTGGTCCGCGTCGGCATCGACGGCACTGACATGGAGATCGGAGAGGGGGTGTACGGGGCCCCGCCGGAAGGGGAGCGGGGCCTGATCATCGGCCATGAGGCGCTGGCCAGGGTGGAGGAGGTGGGCGGGGGCGTCACGAACGTCAAGGCCGGGGACCTGGTAGTGCCGACGGTGCGCCGCCCCTGCCCGGAGAACTGCATCAACTGCCGCAGCGGGGAGATGGACCGATGCCGCACCGGGCACTACCGCGAGCACGGGATCCACATGCTGCACGGCTTCGCCGCCGAGAAGGGCCTCACCGATGCCAAGTACCTGGTGAAGGCG